The DNA sequence TTCCTTTCTCAGTATATTTATAATAGAGAAGGTCGGGTCATCTGTTTTAAGTGTAACATCTATGCTATCACTTTCCCCAGTGGGTGTCAAGAAGAGTGACTTAGAAGATGATAAGAGACTTTAGTAGTTTTGTAACAATTCTGTAATAATTCTCTGCATAAAAAATGATAAAATAGTTATGTACTGTTAAGGAGAGAATCATGCCCGCAAGAAAATTAGAAGCTTATGAGTTTGAACAAACTCCCGAATCGAATCAAACTCCGCTTTATCAAGACTATTCACTGGAAGCACCTGTTAGCTCCAATTTAAAAGAGATTTTATTTTTTGTAAATATTGCTTGTTTTTGTATTTTTATGGTGTTTTTTAGTTTTATCTTTTTAGCCTTAAAATTGAACACAGCTTTATCATTTGTTGCTGCTATAGGGGCAAGCTTGGCACTCCTCCAACTCCAACGAAAGATCATTAAACGAAAAATTTCAAAATAAAGGTTGGTAGTGGTACCAACCTCTTTTCTAGTTATCAAAAAAGACAGTTATAGAACTGTCTTTTTATTTATTCTTACGTTTGGGAGGAGATTGAATAGCAATCTTAACTTCAAAAATTGTTCCTCTAGGCTTGTTATCTTTAACGGTAATCGTTCCTCGTAAGGCATCAACAATTTGCTTGGCCAAAGACAAACCTAGACCAAAACCGCCTTTCTGACGAGTTCTCGCCTTGTCTACACGATAAAAGCGGTCAAAGATTTTCTTCTTATCGGCAGCTGAAATCCCAATTCCGTTATCCGTTACGGATAGATAGAGGTGGCGATCCGTAGCATGGACCACAAACTCAATTTTCCCATCTTCTTCAGTATACTTAATGGCATTATCAAATAAGATGGTCATGAGCTGTTTTAGAAGCAACTGATCGGTCATAAAAGAACGATAAATCCGATTTTCATACTCAAAAATACGATCATTTTCAGAAGCAATCAACTCATAGTTGGCAAAGGTAGTCTTAAAAAACTGTGGTGATACTTCTGCTATTTCTGGTTTGATTCCATCATCTCGACGTGCAAGGTTGAGAAGATTGGTCGTGAGGAAACGCATGTTGCGAACTTCTTCAAGACTCGAAGCGATACTTTCGCTGGATTCCATAATCGTTGCCTCTGGTTTTCGAAAGAGAGTCTCTAAACGATTTTGTAAAACGGCCAAAGGCGTTCTCAGTTCGTGGCTGGCATTTTCGACAAAGGACTTCTGCTTTTGCATACTTTCCAGCAGAGGTTTGACACTGACACGTGCCAGATAAACACTGGCAATTAAAGATAGGAGCCAGAAACTGGCCATGACCACTACGATTAAATGCTCATGGTTTTGGCTAATCTGCTCAAGCTGACTAGTGTTGATCAAGATTGCCGCATATTTGACATTACTTGAAACAGTGGATGAATTGGTTTCCATCAAGATCATCCGGTAGGTTTCTTCCAGACCGTAGCTATTGACAACTTGGATTTGACGAATGTGATTCAACTCTTTCTTATCCAGCTTGATCTTATCCAAACCTAAAAAACGATTGCCCAGTAAGAGTTGGTTAAAATCCTTGTCAAAGAGCAAGACTTCCGTATTGGAGCTGACATTGGGTTTGATTTCAGCCTTGCTGGCATCCGCTGTTGCTGGTTGAATATCCTTGACTTCCTCAGTTGCCCGATTCAGGGCTAACTGGATAACCGCTTGGGGACTACTACTAAGAGCTTGGAGTTTTTCATCTACAGAAGTGTAGAGACTCGAGTGCATGACCTGGAGGATAATCAAGGTCATAGCAGAGAAGATCAGGGTGAACACTCCAAAGTTTCGAATAAAATAACTGAAATCATCCGCATACCATGTTTTTTTTAGTTTATTGAACATCTTTTAAAATATACCCGACACTACGCAAGGTTTGAAGATTCTCAGCAAAAGCTGTACCCTTCAGTTTCTTACGAACTTTTGAAACATAGACTTCTACGACGGAAATCGTCGTATCGCTATCAA is a window from the Streptococcus oralis genome containing:
- a CDS encoding sensor histidine kinase, whose product is MFNKLKKTWYADDFSYFIRNFGVFTLIFSAMTLIILQVMHSSLYTSVDEKLQALSSSPQAVIQLALNRATEEVKDIQPATADASKAEIKPNVSSNTEVLLFDKDFNQLLLGNRFLGLDKIKLDKKELNHIRQIQVVNSYGLEETYRMILMETNSSTVSSNVKYAAILINTSQLEQISQNHEHLIVVVMASFWLLSLIASVYLARVSVKPLLESMQKQKSFVENASHELRTPLAVLQNRLETLFRKPEATIMESSESIASSLEEVRNMRFLTTNLLNLARRDDGIKPEIAEVSPQFFKTTFANYELIASENDRIFEYENRIYRSFMTDQLLLKQLMTILFDNAIKYTEEDGKIEFVVHATDRHLYLSVTDNGIGISAADKKKIFDRFYRVDKARTRQKGGFGLGLSLAKQIVDALRGTITVKDNKPRGTIFEVKIAIQSPPKRKNK
- a CDS encoding DUF3270 domain-containing protein encodes the protein MPARKLEAYEFEQTPESNQTPLYQDYSLEAPVSSNLKEILFFVNIACFCIFMVFFSFIFLALKLNTALSFVAAIGASLALLQLQRKIIKRKISK